A genomic stretch from Penaeus monodon isolate SGIC_2016 chromosome 25, NSTDA_Pmon_1, whole genome shotgun sequence includes:
- the LOC119589467 gene encoding NPC intracellular cholesterol transporter 1 homolog 1b-like — protein MSGSMNKVTPERNSEETQKIGILGKISGVIIGLLEHAFYCYGKAISRAPFVFIFLCLLFTGFCAIGLTKFTTEERPFKLWTPTNSDFLKITDWKEENFPSDLRLNMAIFEADNVLEKRVILEMLRVHDVVVGTSVGDVSWERVCAKVPTLTAALFGRRKRDVGDEAYPGLQEESRFVRQTDDYEEEELDWSLILSRDGYCDFQANMEQSCLENSLLEVFGYDRRDIESLSQEQIIDDINYADVSAVFGFPLNATKFLGGIERDADGLIVKARTAMHLWFTKVNRTAIELGEYLNDGGSGSQVDLMNFNWEQEFIKNVLNETDRPGNISFYLGASSSFGTISSSNIEGDLQFLSVGFGIVFIYVVVMLGKFNLVEQRPVLSLLGLSCVGLAVGVSYGLCSAFGVPYGPVNSILPFLLLGLGIDDMFVIMQAWNNLTPQEQTKDLHERIGSALRHAGVSITVTSVTDFVAFAIGSTTVLPALRSFCLYAAIGIAAIYFFQSTYFVAWLSLDQRRLEDSRHGFLWCWKIKNWTPNECSQRDLCQTFFTEVYAKYLFKLPVKIIVIVVTAAVVAVSGWGLSNLRQEFDPIWFLPQDSYLYNFFVKQKYYYPSSGEEGTVYFGNISLLAEMPKIEELVKQLNENEYVAEVDSWYPAYKKYWEKQGISVPDPEQTEDGFLDQLSQFLHSPSGSPYRSRNFRFSSELICYEKAPPVTASSMNYKHKLLKSSQEKSKAMEDVKAIVRNANFTGYVRPWSRAYAGWETDQVIEEELYRNMGLALLVVFVVTLLLIASLPTSLMVLVCVFLTLIDVGALMHWWGLTIDTVSCIDLVLAIGLCVDYAAHVGHTFMTHTGTRDERARATVGRIGPAVLNGGFSTFLSFVFLSNSSSHVFLTFFKVFFAVCLYGLYHGLVFLPVLLSLVGPAPYPTAHALTSQPTPVFTPTEKRGAIPNHEFIEKTLDTENQPEVSLKQDLEKESVQMNGTSDSKQANLDDQLEKY, from the exons ATGTCGGGCAGCATGAATAAGGTGACACCAGAAAGGAACTCAGAAGAGACTCAGAAGATCGGGATCTTGGGCAAAATCAGCGGCGTTATTATAGGCCTCTTGGAACACGCCTTTTATTGCTACGGGAAGGCGATATCACGAGCGCctttcgtcttcatcttcctgTGTCTGCTGTTTACTGGATTCTGCGCGATTGGCCTTACGAAGTTCACCACAGAGGAGCGGCCCTTTAAGCTCTGGACGCCCACGAATTCTGATTTCCTCAAGATTACGGACTGGAAGGAGGAGAACTTCCCCTCGGATCTCAGACTCAACATGGCTATTTTCGAGGCGGATAATGTTCTCGAGAAGCGGGTTATCTTGGAAATGCTGCGAGTACACGACGTCGTGGTCGGGACTTCGGTGGGAGACGTGTCGTGGGAAAGAGTCTGCGCAAAGGTCCCCACGCTGACGGCCGCGCTTTTCGGAAGACGCAAGAGGGACGTCGGAGATGAGGCTTATCCTGGGCTGCAAGAAGAGTCGAGGTTTGTCAGGCAGACAGATGATTATGAGGAAGAGGAGTTAGACTGGAGTTTAATCTTGTCACGGGATGGCTACTGCGATTTCCAAGCGAATATGGAGCAATCTTGTCTGGAAAACAGTCTTTTAGAAGTATTCGGTTACGACAGGAGGGATATAGAATCACTCTCACAAGAACAAATAATCGACGACATCAATTACGCGGACGTGAGCGCCGTGTTTGGATTTCCCTTAAACGCCACGAAGTTCCTGGGAGGCATTGAGAGGGACGCCGACGGGCTTATTGTGAAGGCTCGAACCGCGATGCACTTGTGGTTCACGAAAGTCAACCGCACAGCCATCGAACTCGGGGAATATCTGAACGATGGCGGATCAGGATCCCAGGTTGACCTCATGAATTTCAACTGGGAGCAAGAGTTCATAAAGAATGTTTTGAATGAGACGGATAGGCCCGGCAATATTTCTTTCTACCTCGGCGCCTCATCCAGTTTTGgaaccatcagcagcagcaacatcgAAGGAGACCTGCAGTTTCTCAGTGTTGGTTTCGGCATTGTGTTTATTTACGTTGTCGTGATGCTTGGAAAGTTTAATTTGGTGGAACAAAGGCCTGTGCTCTCTCTGCTCGGCCTGTCGTGCGTGGGGCTAGCGGTCGGAGTCTCGTATGGCCTTTGCTCTGCGTTTGGCGTCCCCTACGGCCCAGTCAACAGCATCCTGCCTTTTCTACTGCTTGGCCTTGGGATCGACGATATGTTTGTGATAATGCAAGCATGGAATAACCTCACCCCACAAGAACAAACTAAAGACTTGCACGAGAGAATCGGCAGTGCACTCAGACATGCTGGAGTTTCCATCACAGTCACATCTGTCACCGATTTTGTAGCTTTTGCCATTGGAAGCACGACTGTGTTGCCAGCCCTTAGGTCCTTCTGCCTCTATGCTGCCATTGGCATCGCagcaatatattttttccagTCGACGTATTTTGTAGCCTGGCTCTCCCTCGACCAGAGGCGACTAGAAGACTCTCGACACGGGTTTCTGTGGTGTTGGAAAATAAAGAACTGGACCCCCAATGAGTGCAGCCAGCGAGACCTGTGCCAGACTTTTTTCACCGAAGTGTATGCTAAGTATCTGTTTAAGCTGCCAGTGAagatcattgtcattgttgtaaCGGCAGCCGTTGTGGCGGTTTCCGGTTGGGGGCTTTCGAATCTACGCCAAGAGTTCGATCCCATTTGGTTTTTGCCTCAAGATTCCTATCTTTATAATTTCTTCGTGAAGCAGAAATATTACTACCCTTCCTCCGGTGAAGAAGGCACAGTTTATTTCGGAAACATAAGTCTGTTAGCTGAAATGCCGAAAATTGAAGAACTTGTTAAACAGCTGAACGAAAATGAATACGTGGCCGAAGTTGATAGCTGGTATCCAGCCTACAAAAAATACTGGGAAAAGCAGGGTATTTCGGTCCCTGATCCAGAACAGACTGAAGATGGTTTTCTGGATCAACTCTCGCAGTTTCTACACTCGCCAAGTGGGTCCCCTTATAGAAGCAGGAATTTTCGTTTCTCAAGCGAGTTAATTTGCTACGAGAAAGCTCCTCCAGTAACTGCTTCGAGCATGAACTATAAACACAAACTGCTTAAGTCGTCTCAAGAGAAGTCCAAGGCAATGGAGGATGTAAAGGCTATCGTCAGAAACGCAAATTTTACGGGCTACGTTCGTCCATGGTCGCGAGCCTACGCAGGCTGGGAGACGGACCAAGTCATCGAAGAAGAACTATACAGAAACATGGGTCTCGCTCTTTTGGTCGTGTTCGTGGTGACTCTCCTGTTAATTGCTAGTCTCCCCACCAGCCTCATGGTTCTCGTCTGCGTGTTCCTGACCCTGATTGACGTGGGCGCGCTGATGCACTGGTGGGGCCTCACCATCGACACCGTATCGTGCATCGACTTGGTGCTAGCCATCGGGTTATGCGTGGACTATGCAGCGCACGTGGGACACACATTCATGACGCACACCGGCACAAGGGATGAGCGGGCCAGGGCCACCGTCGGGAGGATTGGCCCCGCTGTCCTTAATGGAGGATTTAGcactttcctctccttcgtcttcttgtcGAACTCTTCGTCTCACGTCTTTTTGACGTTTTTCAAG GTATTCTTCGCTGTGTGTCTCTACGGGCTCTACCACGGCCTTGTGTTCCTCCCCGTGCTCCTTTCTCTCGTGGGCCCGGCACCCTATCCGACCGCCCACGCCCTTACGTCTCAACCTACCCCCGTGTTCACGCCCACAGAGAAGAGAGGCGCCATACCGAATCATGAGTTCATAGAGAAGACGCTTGATACTGAGAATCAGCCTGAAGTTAGTCTGAAGCAGGACCTTGAGAAAGAAAGTGTACAGATGAACGGAACTTCTGATTCGAAGCAAGCGAACCTTGACGATCAGCTAGAAAAATAttag